One Ananas comosus cultivar F153 linkage group 1, ASM154086v1, whole genome shotgun sequence DNA window includes the following coding sequences:
- the LOC109716259 gene encoding 14-3-3-like protein, translated as MAPAESSREENVYMAKLAEQAERYEEMVEFMEKVVKAVDAEELTVEERNLLSVAYKNVIGARRASWRIISSIEQKEESRGNEDHVSMIKEYRGKIEAELSKICDGILKLLDSHLVPSATAPESKVFYLKMKGDYHRYLAEFKTGAERKEAAESTLLAYKSAQDIALAELAPTHPIRLGLALNFSVFYYEILNSPDRACNLAKQAFDEAISELDTLGEESYKDSTLIMQLLRDNLTLWTSDIRDDGGDEIKEAPKKEGEDQ; from the exons ATGGCGCCAGCCGAATCATCCCGTGAGGAGAACGTGTACATGGCCAAGCTGGCCGAGCAAGCCGAGCGGTACGAGGAGATGGTGGAGTTCATGGAGAAGGTGGTGAAGGCAGTTGATGCAGAGGAGCTGACCGTGGAGGAGCGCAACCTCCTCTCTGTGGCCTACAAGAATGTGATTGGGGCCCGCCGTGCCTCATGGCGCATTATCTCCTCCATCGAGCAGAAGGAGGAGAGCCGTGGCAACGAGGATCATGTCAGCATGATCAAAGAATACCGAGGTAAGATTGAGGCTGAGCTCAGCAAGATCTGTGATGGTATCCTTAAGCTGCTCGACTCCCACCTCGTGCCTTCTGCCACTGCCCCAGAGTCCAAGGTGTTCTATCTCAAGATGAAGGGTGATTACCACAG GTACCTTGCGGAGTTCAAGACTGGTGCCGAGAGGAAAGAAGCAGCTGAGAGCACTCTTTTGGCATACAAGTCTGCTCAG GATATTGCGCTGGCTGAATTGGCTCCAACTCACCCGATAAGGCTTGGGCTTGCACTTAACTTCTCAGTATTCTATTATGAGATACTGAACTCCCCTGATCGTGCATGCAATCTTGCTAAACAG GCGTTCGACGAGGCTATCTCCGAGCTCGACACCTTGGGCGAAGAATCGTACAAAGACAGCACACTGATCATGCAGCTTCTTCGGGACAACTTAACTCTGTGGACTTCTGACATCAGG GATGATGGTGGAGACGAAATTAAGGAAGCTCCTAAGAAGGAAGGGGAGGACCAGTAA